The following proteins are encoded in a genomic region of Bacillus sp. BGMRC 2118:
- a CDS encoding PhzF family phenazine biosynthesis protein produces the protein MKTLNYYLLDVFTNEPFGGNQLAVFMDGKGLSTAQMQTIAQELNLSETVFILPPELQTSSYKLRIFTPKTELPFAGHPTIGTAYLLATLGLLPNTDGLNEIVFEENVGQITIHIYAENEKVIKVDMLQPIPIKVDKLLEKTVVANLLSINEGDIHTELPISIISAGIPFVYVPVKSLHAMNRIELRMDVWNQEFAGSEDTQHIFAFSLETQDPLTHVHSRMFAPAMGITEDPATGSASGPLGYYLVTNDLVEENKGQYQFVSEQGMEMGRPSQIEITIKKEVDSISEVKVGGSAIIMAEGKMFLHI, from the coding sequence TAGATGTTTTTACAAACGAGCCTTTTGGTGGGAATCAACTTGCTGTGTTTATGGACGGAAAAGGTCTTTCCACAGCCCAAATGCAAACAATCGCACAAGAGCTAAACTTATCTGAAACTGTCTTTATCTTACCGCCTGAGCTTCAAACAAGTTCATACAAGCTACGAATCTTCACACCAAAGACTGAACTTCCATTTGCAGGTCATCCTACAATCGGAACAGCCTATCTATTAGCCACTTTAGGCTTACTTCCCAATACTGATGGACTAAATGAAATCGTATTTGAAGAGAATGTTGGGCAGATTACCATTCATATATATGCAGAAAATGAAAAAGTGATAAAGGTTGATATGCTGCAACCAATTCCTATAAAAGTGGATAAGCTTCTGGAAAAAACAGTGGTTGCAAACTTACTATCTATAAACGAAGGAGATATACACACAGAATTGCCGATTTCAATTATTAGTGCTGGAATTCCGTTTGTATATGTTCCGGTAAAATCATTACACGCAATGAACCGAATTGAATTAAGAATGGATGTTTGGAATCAAGAGTTTGCTGGTAGTGAAGATACACAGCATATATTTGCATTCTCACTTGAAACACAAGATCCATTAACACACGTACATAGTCGTATGTTTGCTCCTGCAATGGGAATTACCGAGGATCCCGCGACAGGAAGTGCTAGTGGACCATTAGGATATTATTTAGTCACAAACGATTTAGTTGAAGAGAACAAAGGTCAATATCAGTTTGTTAGTGAACAAGGTATGGAGATGGGAAGACCAAGTCAAATTGAAATAACGATAAAAAAAGAAGTTGATTCCATTTCTGAAGTAAAAGTAGGCGGAAGTGCCATCATCATGGCTGAAGGTAAAATGTTTTTACATATATAA
- a CDS encoding EAL domain-containing protein, with the protein MKLKEVEPTFYHILRKSAILLLLLGALLFLVLFSIGNERILASAINLYLLLFFTILLSFFTVYLVIRQTLLQSHTQLQIEKEKLEITNEFRSSLAILPALLYRFKKNDEGEMVVVYHEGKRAEELGVTTESVKGMPVIEFLHKNVYETAILPFERAFAGNIVQFHVKTDTHIFEHTVTPIYDQATKKIIEISGYGVDITAHELANKKMKDLSEYDQLTGLFNRDKYSQVVERFIQKDSENKHITILLIDLDDFKHINDTLGHSVGDQLLIQVSNKLRELFLPEHDVFRLGGDEFVVLITHSITRDEAKEICKSIIEIIKEPIEIGDHQLYTSASIGIAFYPEHATDSKTLLKQADLAMYRAKNEGKNDYFIYSKEMMDETIEKIEMQKSLRHAVEKGEFTLYYQPQIDVLTHEVVGVEALIRWYHPIKGFISPLEFIPIAEETGLIQEIGEWVLRAACEQYSRWKEEGYHIPISVNLSAKQFKQVNLSGMIQSIIEETNMDPSSLTIEITESTSMEDVQFTISLLEELQKKGIEISIDDFGTGYSSLSYLQKLPVNCLKIDRSFIQGIESRTSGIALVKTIIDLAENLNFSVIAEGVETIEQRDILSNLGCHKVQGFVYSKPVMAGEIISLVNKKIAI; encoded by the coding sequence GTGAAACTAAAAGAAGTTGAACCCACTTTTTATCATATTTTAAGGAAATCGGCCATTTTACTGTTATTATTAGGGGCTTTATTATTTCTAGTTCTTTTTTCAATAGGTAATGAAAGAATCCTAGCTTCTGCAATCAATTTATACCTACTACTCTTTTTTACTATTTTATTATCCTTTTTCACCGTCTATTTAGTAATTCGACAGACACTACTCCAATCACACACACAGTTACAAATAGAAAAGGAGAAACTTGAGATAACAAATGAGTTTCGTAGTTCATTAGCCATCCTTCCAGCACTACTTTATCGCTTTAAAAAGAATGATGAGGGTGAAATGGTAGTAGTGTATCATGAAGGGAAAAGAGCAGAAGAGCTCGGAGTTACAACTGAGTCTGTAAAGGGAATGCCTGTTATTGAATTTCTACATAAAAATGTCTATGAAACTGCAATTCTACCATTTGAACGTGCATTTGCAGGAAATATCGTGCAATTTCATGTGAAGACAGATACACACATTTTTGAACATACTGTCACCCCTATCTATGATCAAGCAACAAAGAAAATAATTGAAATAAGTGGATATGGTGTAGATATTACCGCACATGAACTGGCAAATAAAAAAATGAAAGATTTATCAGAATATGATCAATTAACCGGTTTATTCAATCGTGATAAATATTCTCAAGTGGTGGAACGTTTTATCCAAAAAGACAGCGAAAATAAACACATTACAATTCTATTAATTGATTTAGATGATTTTAAGCATATCAACGATACACTCGGTCACTCAGTCGGAGACCAACTGCTTATCCAAGTTTCTAACAAACTCAGAGAATTATTCCTGCCAGAACATGATGTCTTTAGACTTGGTGGTGATGAATTTGTTGTTCTTATTACTCATTCAATCACTAGAGATGAAGCTAAAGAAATTTGTAAAAGTATTATAGAAATTATTAAAGAACCAATTGAAATTGGTGACCATCAGTTATATACATCAGCAAGTATTGGAATTGCATTTTATCCTGAACATGCAACAGATTCCAAAACGTTGTTAAAGCAAGCAGACCTGGCCATGTATCGAGCGAAAAATGAAGGTAAGAATGATTATTTCATATATTCAAAGGAAATGATGGATGAGACAATTGAGAAAATTGAAATGCAAAAAAGTCTTCGCCATGCAGTAGAAAAAGGAGAGTTTACCTTATATTATCAGCCTCAAATTGATGTATTAACACATGAAGTAGTCGGGGTAGAAGCTCTAATACGATGGTATCATCCAATAAAAGGATTTATATCACCTCTTGAATTTATTCCAATTGCAGAGGAAACAGGACTGATACAAGAGATTGGAGAATGGGTACTTCGTGCAGCCTGTGAGCAATATAGCAGGTGGAAGGAAGAAGGTTATCACATACCGATTTCGGTCAATTTATCAGCAAAGCAATTTAAGCAAGTTAACTTGAGTGGAATGATTCAAAGTATAATTGAAGAGACCAATATGGATCCTAGTTCATTAACAATTGAGATTACAGAAAGCACTTCAATGGAAGATGTTCAATTTACCATTTCTCTTTTAGAAGAACTACAAAAAAAGGGGATTGAAATCTCAATTGATGATTTTGGAACAGGGTATTCTTCGCTTAGTTACCTACAAAAGCTTCCGGTCAATTGCTTGAAAATCGACCGTTCGTTTATTCAAGGAATTGAATCAAGGACTAGTGGAATTGCACTTGTGAAAACCATCATTGATCTTGCTGAAAACTTAAACTTCAGTGTTATTGCTGAAGGAGTTGAGACAATCGAACAAAGAGATATATTATCAAATTTAGGTTGTCATAAAGTACAAGGCTTCGTCTACTCAAAGCCTGTTATGGCTGGAGAGATTATTAGTTTAGTGAATAAAAAGATTGCAATATAA
- a CDS encoding MFS transporter, giving the protein MATAVTSTQNDKSIEKKTVYHVLFIISLCHMLNDTVQSVVPAMFPILEEANQFTYTQLGFIAFTLNLTSSLMQPVVGLVTDKRPFPYALPIGLLASMIGVFGLAFAPSFVWIIFSVFFIGIGSAVFHPEGSRVSYLAAGTRRGLAQSIYQVGGNSGQAFAPLITALVLVPFGQFGAIWFTVSAGIAVLLLIYIAKWYSIRIQSVPVRPKQSKADKTSSSNKKMILSALTLLILLVFARSWYLSAISNFYTFFAIEQFGASIKESQSYIFLFLVTGAIGTFFGGPLSDKIGRKHVIFLSMILATPLALYLPFAGKISAYFILAFMGFILLSSFSVTVVYAQELLPGKIGTVSGLIVGLAFGMGAIGSVALGYFADHYGIVTTIMAVGFLPLLGLLTYYLPSDKKLTEMNV; this is encoded by the coding sequence ATGGCAACAGCAGTTACTTCTACCCAAAATGATAAATCTATAGAAAAGAAAACCGTGTACCATGTATTATTTATCATTTCTCTTTGTCATATGTTAAACGACACAGTTCAATCTGTTGTCCCTGCAATGTTTCCGATTTTAGAGGAAGCCAACCAATTTACATATACACAACTAGGCTTTATCGCATTTACGTTAAACTTGACATCTTCACTCATGCAACCAGTTGTTGGATTGGTCACTGATAAGAGACCATTTCCTTATGCTTTGCCCATTGGTTTGTTAGCATCTATGATTGGAGTTTTCGGCTTGGCGTTTGCCCCAAGCTTTGTTTGGATCATTTTCTCAGTCTTTTTTATCGGAATAGGATCCGCAGTTTTCCATCCAGAAGGTTCACGTGTCTCCTATTTAGCAGCCGGTACTAGAAGAGGGCTAGCCCAATCAATCTATCAAGTTGGGGGGAATTCCGGTCAAGCATTTGCACCGCTAATCACAGCATTAGTGCTCGTGCCGTTTGGCCAATTTGGAGCAATTTGGTTTACCGTCTCTGCAGGTATAGCCGTACTTCTGCTCATTTATATCGCTAAATGGTATTCTATAAGAATTCAGTCAGTACCAGTAAGGCCAAAACAGTCAAAAGCTGACAAAACGTCTTCTTCGAATAAAAAAATGATTCTTTCTGCTTTAACGTTATTAATCTTATTGGTTTTCGCAAGATCCTGGTACTTATCTGCAATTTCTAATTTCTATACATTTTTTGCAATTGAACAATTTGGAGCAAGTATTAAAGAATCACAAAGCTATATTTTTCTATTTTTAGTAACGGGTGCCATCGGTACGTTTTTCGGTGGTCCTTTATCAGATAAAATCGGACGTAAGCATGTGATCTTTTTATCCATGATTTTAGCTACACCTCTAGCATTGTATTTACCTTTTGCCGGCAAAATAAGTGCCTATTTTATCCTTGCGTTCATGGGATTCATCTTGTTATCCAGTTTCTCTGTAACCGTTGTGTATGCACAGGAGTTATTACCAGGGAAAATTGGTACAGTTTCTGGTCTTATTGTTGGTCTGGCTTTTGGAATGGGTGCAATTGGTTCCGTTGCTCTCGGTTATTTCGCAGATCATTATGGAATTGTTACAACGATTATGGCAGTAGGATTTCTACCACTACTTGGTTTGCTCACTTACTATTTACCATCAGATAAAAAACTAACAGAGATGAACGTTTAA
- a CDS encoding GHKL domain-containing protein, whose translation MKSIKGLFLYITIVILPTVILSSYFIYKELNDNQEDLIVDAERTANLYKNQLDRLIGETEAGIEMLAKVINTKSNNLNEIETILVESNKEDPRFAGFYYANEKGDLLVGSTDNRANVNVLQYNFIQTALITKKSKISPFVNDYLGEGEGKLISIVTPVSNSATTDSGLLLVNLRTDYIQNIMRVLTPNKQISVLDRNNQVIFETTQPDAIGTSYSETIMELAPWTIKVKIDKLSKVDILRTTLFYFFILFILSNAVYLLIKNQLLRKDAAFERMQNESQKLELVGQLAASTAHEIRNPLTGIKGLMKLLSEKYTEEDDQFYFSVIDEEINRINEIISEFLVLGKPTAEFLDVHDVNCIMNELHPLIQSEANLYNVQYNVTIDQTPNLIYCVKDHIKQVILNLVKNALESMSNGGLLTITAHNENNTCIISIKDTGTGIPEEVLGKIFEPFFTLKDTGTGLGLVVCQRIVSMYNGEITIKSSENIGTEVLIVFPLYESGN comes from the coding sequence GTGAAATCTATCAAAGGATTATTTCTTTACATTACGATTGTGATTCTACCTACTGTTATCTTAAGCTCTTATTTTATTTATAAAGAATTAAATGATAATCAAGAAGACTTAATCGTAGATGCTGAACGCACAGCAAACTTATATAAAAATCAGTTAGACCGATTAATTGGCGAAACAGAGGCTGGCATTGAGATGTTAGCAAAAGTAATAAATACGAAATCCAATAATCTAAATGAAATAGAAACAATTCTAGTGGAGAGCAATAAAGAGGACCCCCGTTTTGCAGGTTTTTACTATGCAAATGAAAAGGGTGATTTATTAGTCGGTTCAACGGACAATAGGGCAAACGTAAATGTACTTCAGTATAATTTTATTCAGACTGCCCTTATTACAAAGAAATCCAAAATCTCACCTTTTGTTAATGATTACTTAGGTGAAGGTGAAGGTAAGCTTATATCAATTGTCACACCTGTAAGTAACTCAGCGACTACAGATTCTGGTCTATTATTAGTAAATCTTCGTACTGATTATATACAAAATATTATGCGAGTCCTGACACCTAATAAACAAATCTCTGTTCTGGACCGGAACAATCAAGTAATTTTTGAAACAACTCAACCTGATGCCATTGGAACTTCATATAGTGAAACCATCATGGAGCTTGCTCCTTGGACAATAAAGGTGAAAATTGATAAACTCTCAAAAGTTGATATTCTAAGAACTACTCTTTTCTATTTTTTCATTTTGTTTATCCTCTCAAACGCGGTATATCTATTAATTAAAAACCAATTGCTAAGGAAAGACGCAGCCTTCGAAAGAATGCAAAATGAAAGTCAAAAGTTAGAGTTGGTTGGTCAATTGGCTGCAAGTACTGCTCATGAAATTCGTAATCCACTGACCGGTATCAAAGGTCTCATGAAGTTACTGAGTGAAAAGTATACCGAAGAAGATGATCAGTTTTATTTTAGTGTGATTGATGAAGAAATAAATCGTATTAATGAAATCATTAGCGAGTTTCTAGTATTAGGCAAACCAACTGCTGAGTTTTTAGATGTTCATGATGTTAATTGCATTATGAATGAATTACATCCTCTGATTCAATCTGAGGCAAATTTATACAATGTACAATACAACGTGACAATCGATCAAACACCGAATTTGATTTACTGTGTGAAGGATCATATTAAACAAGTAATCTTGAATCTAGTAAAGAACGCACTAGAGTCAATGAGCAATGGTGGACTTTTGACGATTACAGCTCATAATGAGAATAATACGTGTATCATTTCGATTAAAGATACTGGAACTGGAATACCTGAAGAAGTATTGGGGAAAATATTTGAACCTTTTTTTACGTTAAAGGATACAGGAACCGGCCTAGGACTGGTCGTATGCCAACGTATCGTGTCGATGTATAATGGAGAAATTACAATTAAAAGCTCCGAGAATATTGGGACTGAAGTACTCATTGTTTTTCCACTATATGAATCTGGTAACTAA
- a CDS encoding MarR family transcriptional regulator: protein MENDNSIETSLKLFVVLSRAYRSISDLANKSIQRFGLNPTEFAVLELLFHKGETPLQQIGGKILIASGSITYVVDKLEKKGLLARKQCSKDRRVTYAALTDEGINFMKEIFPDHEQFVNEIQSSLSHDEKEELIKLLKKLGHGAKNHTLNQ, encoded by the coding sequence ATGGAAAATGATAATAGTATAGAAACATCACTTAAACTATTTGTTGTTCTATCACGCGCTTATAGAAGTATTAGTGATTTAGCAAATAAGTCTATTCAGCGATTTGGATTAAATCCAACAGAATTCGCTGTACTAGAATTATTATTTCATAAGGGGGAAACACCACTTCAGCAAATTGGTGGTAAAATCCTAATTGCTAGTGGGAGTATAACGTATGTAGTAGACAAATTAGAAAAAAAAGGTTTGTTAGCTCGTAAACAATGTTCAAAAGATCGAAGAGTGACATATGCAGCATTAACGGATGAGGGAATAAACTTTATGAAAGAAATTTTCCCAGATCATGAACAATTCGTTAACGAAATTCAGTCAAGTCTATCACACGATGAAAAGGAAGAATTAATAAAATTGCTGAAAAAGTTAGGACATGGTGCAAAAAACCATACCTTAAACCAATAA
- the motB gene encoding flagellar motor protein MotB: MSKKKKHHHEDHVDESWLIPYADLLTLLLALFIVLFASSSVDAQKFQQMAQAFNSAFNGGTGMMDFPAPLPEDQPQSANKEDAKNEDNIIPEMDNMDAKEKAELMEKAELAEVQKKIDAYINEKGLDNRLETRLTDEGLLITILNDVFFDSGKSEVRISDMNLASEISELLVTKPPRNVVISGHTDNVPISTAQFESNWHLSVMRGVNFMKVILENEKLDPRRFSVKGFGEFQPVASNDTAEGRSQNRRVELLILPNEYKE, from the coding sequence ATGAGTAAGAAGAAAAAGCATCATCATGAGGACCACGTTGATGAATCATGGCTAATTCCTTATGCTGACTTACTTACTCTTTTATTAGCTCTATTTATCGTATTATTCGCCAGTAGTTCAGTTGATGCACAAAAGTTCCAACAAATGGCACAGGCATTCAATAGTGCCTTTAATGGTGGTACAGGTATGATGGATTTTCCTGCTCCCCTTCCTGAAGATCAACCACAATCTGCAAACAAAGAAGATGCGAAAAATGAAGATAATATAATTCCTGAAATGGATAATATGGATGCTAAAGAGAAAGCAGAGTTAATGGAAAAGGCAGAATTAGCAGAGGTTCAAAAGAAAATTGATGCTTATATTAACGAAAAGGGTTTAGATAATCGATTAGAAACACGATTAACAGACGAAGGACTGTTGATCACAATATTAAATGATGTATTTTTTGATTCTGGAAAATCAGAGGTCCGTATCAGTGATATGAATCTTGCAAGTGAGATTTCAGAGCTTCTTGTGACAAAACCACCTCGTAATGTGGTCATAAGTGGTCACACGGATAATGTTCCAATTAGTACAGCTCAGTTTGAGTCGAATTGGCATTTAAGTGTAATGCGCGGTGTTAACTTCATGAAAGTAATACTAGAAAATGAAAAGCTTGATCCTCGAAGATTCAGTGTAAAAGGCTTTGGAGAATTCCAGCCTGTAGCTTCAAACGACACAGCTGAAGGCCGATCACAAAATAGACGTGTAGAATTATTAATCTTACCAAACGAATATAAAGAGTAA
- the motA gene encoding flagellar motor stator protein MotA, with protein MDKATLVGIVLALAGLLGGMFFKHVPFSNLGNPAAIFMIIIGTIGAVGIAFPASELKKIPKLFKIIFNDKQEFSISELIPTFTNWANIARKEGLLALETQLNEVNEPFLKNGLSLAIDGQSPEFIRDVMNEEIDAMEERHQAAASIFTQAGTYAPTLGVLGAVVGLIAALGNMADIDALGAAIAAAFVATLYGIFTGYSLWHPFANKLKRKSKEEAQVKRIMIEGVLSVLDGQSPTMLEQKLLSYLPNTEREKYLASQGQAQGGGSQDE; from the coding sequence ATGGATAAAGCAACTTTAGTCGGAATCGTACTTGCATTAGCTGGACTATTAGGGGGAATGTTTTTTAAACATGTGCCTTTTAGTAACTTAGGAAACCCCGCCGCTATTTTTATGATTATTATTGGTACAATCGGTGCAGTAGGAATAGCTTTCCCTGCATCGGAGCTAAAAAAAATTCCAAAATTATTTAAAATTATTTTCAATGACAAGCAAGAATTTTCAATCAGTGAACTTATTCCAACATTTACAAACTGGGCTAACATTGCACGTAAAGAAGGTTTACTAGCACTAGAAACCCAATTAAATGAAGTTAACGAACCATTCTTAAAAAACGGGTTAAGCTTAGCAATTGATGGACAATCTCCTGAATTCATTCGTGATGTAATGAATGAAGAAATTGATGCAATGGAAGAACGTCATCAAGCTGCTGCAAGTATTTTTACACAAGCTGGTACGTATGCGCCAACACTAGGGGTATTAGGAGCTGTAGTAGGTTTAATTGCAGCTCTTGGGAACATGGCTGACATAGATGCTTTAGGAGCAGCTATTGCTGCAGCATTCGTTGCAACGCTATATGGTATTTTTACTGGTTATAGCTTATGGCATCCTTTTGCAAATAAACTTAAACGAAAATCAAAAGAAGAAGCACAAGTTAAACGAATTATGATTGAAGGTGTCCTTTCCGTTCTTGATGGACAATCACCTACAATGCTCGAACAAAAATTATTAAGTTATTTACCGAATACTGAGCGTGAAAAGTATTTAGCTTCGCAAGGTCAAGCTCAAGGTGGTGGTAGTCAAGATGAGTAA
- a CDS encoding M3 family oligoendopeptidase: MRFEEFQYKRPDLEEIEKEVTVLLKNFDLAESAEEQNSVMHEINKIRNDFSTMYNICYVRHTINTEDEFYQAENDFFDEASPIMQKVSTTFYNHLVASKFRNELEAKWGKHLFNLAELELKTFSPEVIEDLQTENKLSSEYTKLVAAAKISFEGEERTLAQLYPFTISKDRETRKAASDLYYGYFAEHTEKFDEIYDKLVKVRTTIAEKLGYENYVGLGYDRMLRTDYGASDVKKFRDQVKEFIVPLATKLKEEQRDRIGVEALYYYDEGYNFKTGNPEPKGSPEWIVENGKTMYSELSSETNEFFNFMIDNNLMDLVAKSGKASGGYCTYINNYKSPYIFSNFNGTSGDIDVLTHEAGHAFQVYSSSHFEVPEYNWPTYEACEIHSMSMEFFTWPWMEKFFKEDTEKYKYSHLSGALLFLPYGVAVDEFQHFVYENPTATPKERKDMWRELELKYLPHRNHADNQFLNDGGFWQRQGHIFNSPFYYIDYTLAQICAFQFWKRSREDMNDAWKDYYHLCQQGGSLPFTELVKTANLDSPFEKGSVEGVVQEIENYLNSVDHKAL; this comes from the coding sequence ATGAGATTTGAAGAATTTCAATATAAACGACCGGATTTAGAGGAGATTGAAAAAGAAGTTACGGTTCTATTAAAGAACTTTGATTTAGCAGAGTCTGCTGAGGAACAAAATAGTGTGATGCATGAAATCAATAAAATTCGTAATGACTTTAGTACCATGTATAACATTTGTTACGTTCGTCATACGATTAATACGGAAGATGAGTTCTATCAAGCTGAGAATGACTTTTTTGATGAAGCAAGTCCAATTATGCAAAAGGTCAGTACGACATTTTATAACCACTTGGTTGCTTCAAAATTTAGAAATGAATTAGAAGCTAAATGGGGAAAGCATTTGTTTAATTTAGCAGAACTTGAGCTTAAAACCTTTTCACCAGAAGTGATTGAAGACCTGCAAACAGAAAATAAGCTATCTAGTGAATATACAAAGCTTGTTGCTGCAGCAAAAATCTCCTTCGAAGGAGAAGAAAGAACATTAGCGCAATTATATCCGTTCACTATTTCAAAAGATAGAGAAACACGAAAAGCTGCAAGTGATTTGTATTATGGTTACTTTGCAGAACATACGGAAAAATTTGATGAAATTTATGATAAGTTAGTAAAAGTACGTACGACAATTGCGGAAAAATTGGGATATGAGAATTATGTGGGTCTAGGCTATGATCGTATGTTACGTACTGATTATGGGGCAAGTGATGTGAAGAAATTTAGAGACCAAGTAAAAGAGTTCATTGTACCACTTGCAACAAAGTTAAAAGAAGAACAGCGTGATCGAATCGGTGTCGAAGCATTATACTATTACGATGAAGGTTATAACTTCAAGACTGGGAATCCAGAACCAAAGGGTAGCCCTGAGTGGATCGTGGAAAACGGAAAAACGATGTATAGTGAATTATCTTCAGAGACAAATGAGTTCTTCAATTTTATGATTGATAATAATTTAATGGATTTAGTTGCGAAATCAGGAAAAGCAAGTGGTGGGTATTGTACATACATTAACAACTATAAATCACCCTACATATTCTCGAACTTTAATGGTACGAGCGGTGATATAGATGTTCTCACTCATGAGGCGGGTCATGCATTCCAAGTATATTCAAGCAGCCATTTTGAAGTGCCTGAATACAATTGGCCGACATATGAAGCATGTGAGATTCACTCGATGAGTATGGAGTTCTTTACATGGCCATGGATGGAGAAATTCTTTAAAGAAGATACTGAGAAGTACAAATACTCTCATTTAAGTGGTGCACTGCTATTCTTACCGTATGGAGTAGCTGTAGATGAATTTCAACATTTTGTATATGAAAACCCAACTGCAACACCAAAGGAAAGAAAAGATATGTGGCGAGAACTGGAACTAAAGTACCTTCCTCATCGCAATCATGCTGACAATCAGTTCTTAAACGATGGTGGATTTTGGCAGCGTCAAGGTCATATTTTCAACAGCCCATTTTATTACATTGATTACACACTAGCGCAAATTTGTGCGTTCCAATTTTGGAAGCGTTCCAGAGAAGATATGAATGATGCTTGGAAGGATTACTATCACCTTTGTCAGCAAGGTGGAAGTTTGCCGTTTACAGAATTGGTAAAGACAGCTAACTTAGACTCTCCATTTGAAAAAGGTTCAGTTGAGGGTGTTGTACAAGAAATAGAAAATTACTTAAATAGTGTTGATCATAAAGCATTATAA
- a CDS encoding HupE/UreJ family protein, whose protein sequence is MKRVILVLLVFMLGTLGFINKAMAHPYSAGYTTLYLVNQNVELTFSIDIESVEESVHGIHDEEEPFKDIFEEYKPLIDEWIQKNLIVSLGGEKATLELVYLKLDKVESKQVVTAAYKLPNMENGQTIKLTDYFYEGARDTNYVNFLTVKQTEQSTQIALQAGNREWLAIVDGLEEGTESFVDSNEPAGVTTETSDFWSFFKLGVHHILTGYDHLLFLLALIIRPQRVRELVVIVTAFTVGHSLTIALGTLDIINLPSLFVEVMIALSICYVAVENIFKSEIKYRWLVTLIFGLIHGLGFSSLLKESLGSKSQVAVELFAFNIGIEVIQLLLVLILIPLLLKLYMKLDSKKVVVPISLAISLFGAFWLVQRLFGF, encoded by the coding sequence ATGAAGAGAGTGATACTCGTTCTACTAGTTTTTATGTTAGGTACTTTAGGTTTTATTAATAAGGCAATGGCTCATCCGTATAGTGCTGGCTATACAACTTTATATTTAGTCAATCAAAATGTTGAGTTAACCTTTTCAATCGATATCGAAAGTGTAGAGGAATCTGTACATGGTATTCATGATGAGGAGGAGCCATTTAAAGATATATTTGAAGAATACAAACCTTTAATTGATGAATGGATACAAAAGAACTTAATCGTTTCTCTTGGAGGAGAGAAAGCTACTTTAGAACTAGTCTATTTAAAACTAGATAAGGTTGAAAGCAAGCAAGTTGTCACTGCCGCATATAAACTACCGAATATGGAAAATGGTCAGACAATAAAACTAACTGACTACTTCTACGAAGGGGCTAGAGATACAAACTATGTTAACTTTTTAACCGTTAAGCAAACTGAGCAATCTACCCAAATTGCTCTACAAGCAGGAAACAGAGAGTGGTTAGCAATAGTTGATGGATTAGAAGAGGGAACAGAATCATTTGTTGATTCAAATGAACCTGCTGGAGTTACTACGGAGACATCAGATTTCTGGTCATTTTTCAAACTTGGTGTACATCACATCTTAACAGGTTATGATCATTTACTTTTCTTACTAGCTTTAATTATTCGTCCTCAACGTGTTCGTGAACTAGTCGTTATCGTCACAGCGTTTACTGTGGGACATAGTTTAACTATCGCACTAGGAACATTAGATATTATTAATCTGCCGTCTCTTTTTGTAGAAGTTATGATTGCTCTTTCTATTTGTTATGTAGCCGTTGAAAATATTTTTAAATCTGAGATTAAGTACCGTTGGCTCGTTACACTTATTTTTGGGCTTATTCATGGATTAGGGTTTTCAAGTTTATTAAAAGAATCTCTAGGTTCCAAATCGCAAGTAGCAGTTGAATTATTTGCTTTTAATATTGGTATTGAAGTTATTCAGTTACTATTAGTTTTAATTTTAATTCCGTTATTACTTAAGTTATATATGAAACTAGATAGTAAAAAAGTTGTTGTTCCTATATCATTAGCTATTTCACTATTTGGGGCTTTTTGGTTAGTCCAACGCTTATTTGGTTTTTAA